From Solwaraspora sp. WMMD1047, the proteins below share one genomic window:
- a CDS encoding MarR family winged helix-turn-helix transcriptional regulator, whose amino-acid sequence MASYPESERTDVDNSGAPPTTGGKGWTFLTNHAHVLVSIARDPTARLRDVAIEIGITERAAQAIVADLESAGYLRRSRVGRRNHYTVNPAGHFRHPAEADRRIGDLIALFTERPAPGNSRTG is encoded by the coding sequence ATGGCGTCGTACCCCGAGTCCGAGCGGACGGATGTCGACAACAGCGGAGCACCGCCGACGACCGGCGGGAAGGGATGGACGTTCCTGACCAACCACGCCCACGTGCTGGTGAGCATCGCCCGCGACCCGACCGCCCGGCTGCGGGACGTGGCCATCGAGATCGGCATCACCGAACGCGCCGCGCAGGCCATCGTCGCCGACCTCGAATCGGCCGGTTATTTGCGACGCAGCCGGGTCGGACGCCGCAATCACTACACCGTCAACCCCGCTGGGCACTTCCGGCACCCCGCCGAGGCGGACCGACGCATCGGCGACCTGATCGCCCTGTTCACCGAGCGCCCGGCACCGGGCAACAGCCGTACGGGGTAG
- a CDS encoding TerC family protein, which produces MSVSWWIWAALMLAIAAMLAVDLFMHRDNHVIDFREAAIWSGVWIAAGLLFGVILWAWQGGDVAGTYYAGYLIEKALSVDNVFVFAMIFTYFAVPAAFQHKVLFWGVIGALVFRLVFIFVGAELLETFFWTAYLFGAFLVYTGYKMAFRHDEQTPPDRNPVVRLVRKVIPTDPAYHGDRFFTRINGRRVATMLFVVLIAVETTDLIFAIDSVAAILAITTSTFIVWTANAFAILGLRSLYFCLAGLLRRFVHLHYGLAVLLAFAGVKLILSETPVGKLPIPVTLGVIVVTIAVSIGWSLRSTRGTTADTDALDAGHPAGTSTDTASDLHRPAR; this is translated from the coding sequence ATGTCCGTCTCCTGGTGGATCTGGGCCGCTCTGATGCTGGCGATCGCGGCGATGCTGGCCGTCGATCTGTTCATGCACCGCGACAACCACGTCATCGACTTCCGCGAGGCCGCGATCTGGTCCGGAGTCTGGATCGCCGCCGGACTGCTGTTCGGCGTGATCCTCTGGGCGTGGCAGGGCGGTGACGTCGCCGGCACCTACTACGCCGGCTACCTGATCGAGAAGGCCCTGTCCGTCGACAACGTGTTCGTCTTCGCGATGATCTTCACCTACTTCGCCGTGCCCGCCGCCTTCCAACACAAGGTGCTGTTCTGGGGCGTGATCGGTGCGCTGGTATTCCGGCTGGTGTTCATCTTCGTCGGTGCCGAACTCCTCGAGACCTTCTTCTGGACCGCGTACCTGTTCGGCGCGTTCCTCGTCTACACCGGCTACAAGATGGCGTTCCGTCACGACGAGCAGACCCCGCCCGACCGCAACCCCGTCGTCCGCCTCGTGCGCAAGGTCATCCCGACCGACCCGGCCTACCACGGCGACAGGTTCTTCACCCGGATCAACGGCAGACGCGTCGCCACCATGCTGTTCGTGGTCCTGATCGCCGTCGAGACCACCGACCTGATCTTCGCCATCGACAGCGTCGCGGCGATCCTGGCCATCACCACCAGCACCTTCATCGTCTGGACCGCCAACGCGTTCGCCATCCTCGGCCTGCGCAGCCTGTACTTCTGCCTCGCCGGGCTGCTGCGCCGCTTCGTGCACCTGCACTACGGCCTGGCCGTCCTGCTGGCCTTCGCCGGCGTCAAGCTCATCCTCTCGGAGACCCCGGTCGGCAAACTGCCCATCCCGGTCACCCTCGGCGTGATCGTGGTGACGATCGCCGTGTCGATCGGGTGGAGCCTGCGCAGCACCCGTGGCACCACCGCTGACACCGACGCGCTCGACGCCGGGCACCCGGCCGGGACTTCGACCGACACCGCCTCCGACCTGCACCGACCTGCGCGGTAG
- a CDS encoding RNA polymerase-binding protein RbpA — translation MGERMLRGSRLGAVSYESDRNTELAPRQTREYLCAKGHQFEVPFAVDAEVPMTWECKFDGSVARLVDGSEPEQKKAKPPRTHWDMLLERRSIAELEDILAERLEEVRTRRGRA, via the coding sequence ATGGGCGAGCGCATGCTGCGCGGCAGCCGTCTGGGAGCAGTCAGCTACGAGTCCGACCGCAACACGGAGCTTGCCCCACGTCAGACCCGCGAGTACCTCTGCGCCAAGGGACACCAGTTCGAGGTGCCGTTCGCCGTCGACGCGGAGGTGCCGATGACCTGGGAGTGCAAGTTCGACGGCAGCGTCGCGCGGCTGGTCGACGGCAGCGAGCCGGAGCAGAAGAAGGCCAAGCCGCCGCGGACCCACTGGGACATGCTGCTGGAGCGGCGCTCCATCGCCGAGCTGGAGGACATTCTCGCCGAGCGGCTCGAAGAGGTACGCACCCGGCGCGGCCGCGCCTGA
- a CDS encoding FxsA family protein → MRRGWRLVPLALLLMTVLEISAFALVGRAIGFGWTVLLILAASVAGLLLLRREGMRAWRGFRSAAEAGRPPGAQVTDGLIGLLAGLLLAMPGLVSGVLGLLLTVPPVRRLARRRAQVAAERRVSAAVAGDLFGPRRVRVRRGESQPAQPPPTGPAQPSDAEPGAAIEGEIVEPRRTT, encoded by the coding sequence ATGCGCCGAGGCTGGAGACTGGTGCCGCTGGCACTTCTGCTCATGACGGTGCTGGAGATCAGCGCGTTCGCGCTGGTCGGCCGCGCCATCGGCTTCGGCTGGACGGTGCTGCTGATTCTGGCCGCGTCGGTGGCGGGGCTGCTGTTGCTGCGCCGGGAGGGGATGCGTGCCTGGCGGGGTTTCCGGTCGGCCGCCGAGGCCGGTCGGCCGCCCGGCGCGCAGGTCACCGATGGCCTGATCGGGCTGCTGGCGGGTCTGCTGCTGGCGATGCCGGGCCTGGTCAGCGGCGTGCTGGGCCTGCTGTTGACGGTGCCGCCGGTGCGTCGGCTGGCTCGCCGGCGGGCGCAGGTCGCCGCCGAGCGGCGGGTCTCGGCGGCGGTGGCCGGCGACCTGTTCGGTCCCCGGCGGGTCCGGGTGCGCCGCGGCGAGTCACAACCGGCGCAGCCGCCACCGACCGGGCCGGCGCAGCCGAGCGACGCCGAGCCGGGGGCTGCCATCGAAGGCGAGATCGTCGAACCGCGCCGCACCACCTGA
- a CDS encoding polyprenol monophosphomannose synthase: MVQTGYPGLGRVLVVIPTYNEADNLRPIVERLRRAVPVVEVLVADDNSPDGTGALADLMAAEDGQVHVLHRPGKQGLGAAYLAGFGWAREHGYAAVVEMDADGSHAPEELPRLLDAARDADVVIGSRWTAGGQVVNWPWHRQLLSRGGNLYTRLALGMPVSDATGGFRVLRVDALDRLDLGSVRSQGYSFQVELCWRAHRAGLRTAEVPITFAERERGASKMSPVIVGEALWRVTRWCVQDRRPSAWSGDDRMRWP, translated from the coding sequence CTGGTCCAGACCGGCTATCCGGGCCTCGGGCGGGTGCTGGTGGTGATCCCCACCTACAACGAAGCGGACAACCTGCGTCCCATCGTCGAGCGCCTGCGGCGGGCGGTGCCGGTGGTGGAGGTGCTGGTCGCCGACGACAACTCCCCGGACGGCACCGGGGCGCTGGCCGACCTGATGGCGGCCGAGGACGGCCAGGTGCACGTGCTGCACCGGCCCGGCAAGCAGGGCCTCGGCGCGGCGTACCTGGCCGGGTTCGGGTGGGCCCGCGAGCACGGGTACGCCGCCGTGGTCGAGATGGACGCCGACGGGTCGCACGCCCCGGAGGAGCTGCCCCGGCTGCTGGACGCCGCCCGCGACGCCGACGTGGTGATCGGCTCCCGGTGGACGGCCGGCGGTCAGGTGGTGAACTGGCCCTGGCACCGGCAGTTGCTCTCCCGCGGCGGCAACCTCTACACCCGGCTGGCGCTGGGGATGCCGGTCTCGGACGCGACCGGCGGGTTCCGGGTGTTGCGGGTCGACGCCCTCGACCGGCTGGACCTCGGCTCGGTGCGGTCGCAGGGCTACTCGTTCCAGGTGGAGCTATGCTGGCGGGCGCACCGGGCGGGGCTTCGCACCGCCGAGGTGCCGATCACCTTCGCGGAGCGGGAGCGGGGCGCCAGCAAGATGAGCCCGGTGATCGTCGGTGAGGCGTTGTGGCGGGTCACCCGCTGGTGTGTGCAGGATCGGCGGCCGTCGGCGTGGTCGGGCGACGACCGGATGCGGTGGCCGTGA
- the lnt gene encoding apolipoprotein N-acyltransferase, producing the protein MVDRAGEPPVPEVAVVPAGRGGAAVPLVVAVGLAVAAGAALLAAFPPVGLWWLAPVGVALLAAAAHRRRVRAGFGLGALAGLVLFLPLLSWTNLHTGDLPWLLLSGLQAAYLGLLGAATAVVGPLVDRFRWSWPVLTGLLWVAQEALRDRTPFGGFPWGRLAFSQDDSPVLRLAALGGAPLVTFAVALVGGCLVAALWPAVAVVWPAATSRPHQTRPVDETAPVDETAPGGGTPVGGFPGRWSVAGPAVAAVAVGAVGLLVPVGGGGSGPAVTVAIVQGNVPRMGLDFNAQRRAVLDNHVDATIGLAAEVAAGRADAPDLVVWPENSSDIDPLRNADAGARITAAADAIGVPILVGTVLRGPGEGEVRNAGLLWRPGTGPDQEQLYVKRHPVPFAEYVPLRGIARMVSKEVDRVRSDFVPGDRPGVIRTAGIVVGDVICFEVAYDEVVRDTVTGGAQLLVVQTNNATFNVAEARQQLAMVRLRAVEHGRPALMASTVGVSGFVTPDGRVSGATGFNTAAVVTRRIEPGDGRTVATRVGLWPEVALVALAVAALVAAGVLRRRRGAGAASTPAAAGTPPAGAAGAAADTT; encoded by the coding sequence ATGGTGGACAGGGCCGGGGAACCGCCGGTGCCGGAGGTGGCCGTGGTGCCGGCCGGCCGGGGCGGCGCGGCGGTGCCGCTCGTGGTGGCGGTCGGGTTGGCGGTGGCGGCCGGTGCGGCGCTGCTGGCGGCGTTCCCGCCGGTCGGGTTGTGGTGGTTGGCGCCGGTGGGGGTGGCGCTGCTGGCCGCCGCCGCGCACCGGCGGCGGGTGCGGGCCGGGTTCGGGTTGGGTGCGCTGGCCGGGTTGGTGCTGTTCCTGCCGCTGTTGAGCTGGACCAACCTGCACACCGGTGATCTGCCGTGGCTGTTGCTGTCCGGGTTGCAGGCGGCCTATCTGGGGCTGCTCGGGGCGGCCACTGCCGTGGTCGGCCCGCTGGTGGACCGGTTCCGGTGGAGTTGGCCGGTGCTGACCGGGTTGCTGTGGGTGGCGCAGGAGGCGCTGCGGGACCGGACGCCGTTCGGAGGGTTCCCGTGGGGGCGGTTGGCGTTCAGCCAGGACGACTCGCCGGTGCTGCGGTTGGCGGCGCTGGGCGGCGCCCCGCTGGTGACGTTCGCGGTGGCGCTGGTCGGCGGGTGCCTGGTCGCCGCTTTGTGGCCGGCGGTGGCGGTGGTGTGGCCGGCGGCGACGTCACGCCCGCACCAGACCAGGCCGGTCGACGAGACAGCGCCCGTCGACGAGACAGCGCCAGGTGGTGGGACGCCGGTTGGTGGGTTCCCGGGTCGGTGGTCGGTGGCGGGGCCGGCGGTCGCGGCGGTGGCGGTGGGTGCGGTGGGGCTGCTGGTGCCGGTGGGCGGCGGCGGGTCCGGGCCGGCGGTGACGGTGGCGATCGTGCAGGGCAACGTGCCCCGGATGGGGCTGGACTTCAACGCCCAGCGGCGGGCCGTGCTGGACAACCACGTCGACGCGACGATCGGGCTGGCGGCGGAGGTGGCCGCCGGTCGGGCCGACGCGCCGGACCTGGTGGTCTGGCCGGAGAACTCCAGCGACATCGACCCGCTGCGCAACGCCGACGCGGGCGCCCGGATCACCGCCGCCGCCGACGCGATCGGCGTACCGATCCTGGTCGGCACGGTGCTGCGCGGCCCGGGGGAGGGCGAGGTCCGCAACGCGGGGCTGCTGTGGCGGCCGGGCACCGGCCCGGACCAGGAGCAGTTGTACGTCAAGCGGCACCCGGTGCCGTTCGCGGAGTACGTGCCGCTGCGGGGGATCGCCCGGATGGTCAGCAAGGAGGTCGACCGGGTGCGGTCGGACTTCGTGCCCGGTGACCGCCCCGGGGTGATCCGGACCGCGGGGATCGTGGTGGGTGACGTGATCTGCTTCGAGGTCGCCTACGACGAGGTGGTCCGCGACACCGTGACCGGCGGGGCGCAGCTGCTGGTGGTGCAGACCAACAACGCCACCTTCAACGTCGCCGAGGCCCGCCAGCAGTTGGCGATGGTGCGGCTGCGGGCGGTCGAGCACGGCCGGCCGGCGTTGATGGCCTCGACGGTCGGGGTGTCCGGGTTCGTTACCCCCGATGGGCGGGTAAGCGGCGCCACCGGGTTCAACACCGCGGCGGTGGTGACCCGGCGGATCGAGCCGGGTGACGGCCGTACGGTCGCGACCCGGGTGGGGTTGTGGCCCGAGGTGGCGCTGGTGGCGTTGGCGGTGGCGGCGCTGGTCGCGGCCGGCGTGCTGCGCCGCCGCCGGGGCGCCGGCGCCGCGTCGACGCCCGCCGCGGCCGGGACACCGCCGGCCGGTGCGGCGGGTGCGGCCGCGGACACGACGTGA
- a CDS encoding glutamate mutase L: MTSYAVCADVGSTFTKASVVELAGGALVGSAAVPTTSDSDVLRGLDAAVGRAAAGLDAGAVAGAPWYVCSSAGGGLRLAVVGYEELVTARAGQRVGLSAGARVVHVAAGRLDGAAVAALRAARPDVVLLVGGTDGGDAEVLEFNGARLARARWRVPVVVAGNAEATPGVVEVLAGRGVPVWSAGNVLPRIGVLSPASARAAIREVFLRHVIGGKRLSRGRRFGELVRAATPDAVLAGVEVLADRTGGDLVVVDVGGATTDVYSALTPDERDAGPAGEAAGSLWRARTVEGDLGVRWSAPGVVRAAVEERMITDDERVVLAERADRLAGLPGWLPADEADRAVDRRIAVLAATIAVRRHARPGPAGDRTGRDLRDARLLIGSGGVLRHARPDDAAAVLAAVLADHAGGWALPRAARAVVDVEYVLAAVGLLAPQWPDAAAGLLGRWSAAG, translated from the coding sequence GTGACCTCGTACGCGGTCTGCGCCGACGTGGGGTCGACGTTCACCAAGGCGTCGGTGGTGGAGTTGGCCGGTGGTGCGCTGGTCGGGTCGGCGGCGGTGCCGACCACGTCGGACAGTGACGTGTTGCGTGGGCTGGACGCGGCGGTGGGTCGGGCGGCGGCCGGTCTGGACGCGGGGGCGGTGGCGGGGGCGCCCTGGTACGTCTGTTCGTCGGCCGGGGGTGGGCTGCGGTTGGCGGTGGTGGGCTACGAGGAGTTGGTGACCGCGCGGGCCGGGCAGCGGGTCGGGTTGTCGGCGGGGGCGCGGGTGGTGCACGTGGCCGCCGGCCGGTTGGACGGGGCGGCGGTGGCGGCGCTGCGGGCGGCCCGGCCGGATGTGGTGCTGCTGGTGGGTGGCACCGACGGCGGCGACGCCGAGGTGCTGGAGTTCAACGGGGCGCGGCTGGCGCGGGCCCGGTGGCGGGTGCCGGTGGTGGTGGCCGGCAACGCCGAGGCGACGCCGGGCGTGGTGGAGGTGCTGGCCGGGCGGGGGGTGCCGGTGTGGTCGGCCGGGAATGTGCTGCCACGGATCGGGGTGCTGTCGCCGGCGTCGGCGCGGGCGGCGATCCGGGAGGTGTTCCTGCGGCATGTGATCGGCGGTAAGCGGCTGTCGCGGGGCCGGCGGTTCGGTGAGCTGGTGCGGGCGGCCACCCCGGACGCGGTGCTGGCCGGGGTGGAGGTGCTGGCCGACCGGACCGGTGGTGACCTGGTGGTGGTCGACGTGGGTGGGGCGACCACGGACGTGTACTCGGCGTTGACGCCGGACGAGCGGGACGCCGGCCCGGCCGGCGAGGCGGCCGGCAGCCTGTGGCGGGCCCGGACGGTCGAGGGTGATCTGGGGGTGCGGTGGAGTGCGCCGGGGGTGGTGCGGGCGGCGGTCGAGGAGCGGATGATCACCGACGACGAGCGGGTGGTGTTGGCGGAGCGGGCGGACCGGCTGGCGGGTTTGCCGGGCTGGCTGCCCGCCGACGAGGCGGACCGGGCGGTGGACCGGCGGATCGCGGTGCTGGCGGCCACGATCGCGGTACGCCGGCACGCCCGGCCGGGTCCGGCCGGGGACCGGACCGGCCGGGACCTGCGGGACGCGCGGCTGCTGATCGGCTCCGGAGGTGTTCTTCGCCACGCCCGCCCGGACGACGCCGCGGCGGTGCTGGCGGCGGTGCTGGCCGACCACGCGGGTGGGTGGGCGCTGCCGCGGGCGGCCCGGGCGGTGGTCGACGTCGAGTACGTGCTGGCGGCGGTGGGGTTGCTCGCGCCGCAGTGGCCGGACGCGGCGGCGGGGTTGCTGGGCCGGTGGTCGGCGGCGGGCTGA
- a CDS encoding hotdog domain-containing protein: MTDLRVGLTVTHRRYVPYGHAHYAGALVDGAYALGLFGDVATEVCIRTDGDEGLFASYADVQFREPVRAGDVVEVTATVRRVGTRSRSLDFECRVVCRGRPDLSASAARVLDPPLVAVTATGTVVVPGEGR; the protein is encoded by the coding sequence ATGACGGATCTGCGGGTCGGGTTGACGGTGACGCACCGGCGGTATGTGCCGTATGGGCATGCCCACTACGCGGGGGCGCTGGTGGACGGGGCGTACGCGTTGGGGTTGTTCGGGGATGTGGCCACCGAGGTGTGTATCCGCACCGACGGTGACGAGGGGCTGTTCGCCTCGTACGCGGATGTGCAGTTCCGGGAGCCGGTGCGGGCCGGTGATGTGGTGGAGGTGACGGCGACGGTGCGGCGGGTGGGTACCCGCAGCCGGTCGTTGGATTTCGAGTGCCGGGTGGTGTGCCGGGGCCGGCCGGACCTGTCCGCGTCGGCGGCGCGGGTGCTGGATCCGCCGCTGGTGGCGGTGACCGCCACCGGGACGGTGGTGGTGCCGGGCGAGGGGCGGTGA
- a CDS encoding OAM dimerization domain-containing protein produces MSTVVRPYGDTTGDGMVQVSFTLPVPHDKRAEGAALQLAAKMGMDPAMLVHATAIGDGFTFFVVYGRVNHLVELSAVRVVERDFPLLTAKEVNAAVKRGLRRKLSVVGACIGTDAHTVGIDAILNVKGIAGEKGLEYYRELRVTNLGAQVGVAELVAAARAERADAVLVSQVVTQRDAHLHNTREMSAAFREAMPAGRRPLLIVGGPRFDELMAAELGVDRIFGRGTTPGEVASYLVHALVNGGGRGKVTAA; encoded by the coding sequence ATGAGCACGGTTGTGCGTCCGTACGGGGACACCACCGGTGACGGGATGGTGCAGGTGTCGTTCACGTTGCCGGTGCCGCATGACAAGCGGGCCGAGGGGGCGGCGCTGCAGTTGGCGGCGAAGATGGGGATGGACCCGGCGATGCTGGTGCACGCCACCGCCATCGGCGACGGGTTCACCTTCTTCGTGGTGTACGGGCGGGTGAACCATCTGGTGGAGCTGTCGGCGGTGCGGGTGGTGGAGCGGGACTTTCCGCTGTTGACCGCAAAGGAGGTCAACGCGGCGGTGAAGCGGGGGCTGCGGCGCAAGCTGTCGGTGGTGGGGGCGTGTATCGGCACCGATGCGCACACGGTGGGCATCGACGCGATCCTGAACGTGAAGGGGATCGCCGGGGAGAAGGGTCTGGAGTACTACCGGGAGCTGCGGGTGACGAATCTCGGTGCGCAGGTCGGGGTGGCGGAGTTGGTGGCGGCGGCGCGGGCGGAGCGGGCCGACGCGGTGCTGGTGTCGCAGGTGGTCACCCAGCGGGACGCGCACCTGCACAACACCCGGGAGATGTCGGCGGCGTTCCGGGAGGCGATGCCGGCCGGCCGGCGCCCGTTGCTGATCGTCGGTGGTCCCCGCTTCGACGAGCTGATGGCCGCCGAGTTGGGGGTGGACCGGATCTTCGGGCGCGGCACCACACCGGGTGAGGTGGCCAGCTATCTGGTGCACGCGCTGGTCAACGGCGGCGGGCGGGGGAAGGTGACGGCGGCATGA
- a CDS encoding lysine 5,6-aminomutase subunit alpha: protein MSGKLGLDPALVARARELAARAGQPVVELARGHTTVSVERAVLRLAGVTGADPDGIPWVNRLVDAVVADVGLGHGVALPVFDALAREGLGPGTPAELTLLAQKAAAGSVRFGVPVGRSATVARRAARRVVGAGLRRVDRRRAERERLVRRWGDPPRRPWIYLIVATGDIHEDIPQAQAAARAGADVIAVIRSTGQSLLDYVPEGATREGFAGTYATQENFRLMRAALDVTSRELGRYVRLTNYASGLCMPEMAVLAGLERLDMMLNDSMYGILFRDINPVRTFIDQRFSRQVHARAGIIINTGEDNYLTTADAVDDAHTVTVSQLLNEFFAHEAGLADWQLGLGHAFEIDPDLPESFRLELAHALLARELFPDAPLKWMPPTRHMTGDVFRGNLLDGFFNLAGALTGQGILLVGMMTEAVVTPWLSDRDIALRNVRYVLGAAGGLAEDFAPPAGGFIARRADQVLREAVGLLERIADESLLTAIAEGTFGIMRRPADRGRGRSGVAAHEADYFNPATDLLEAA, encoded by the coding sequence GTGAGCGGGAAGTTGGGGTTGGATCCGGCGCTGGTGGCGCGGGCGCGGGAGTTGGCCGCCCGGGCGGGTCAGCCGGTGGTGGAGCTGGCGCGTGGCCACACGACGGTGTCGGTGGAGCGGGCGGTGCTGCGGCTGGCCGGGGTGACCGGGGCGGATCCGGACGGGATTCCGTGGGTGAACCGGTTGGTCGACGCGGTGGTGGCCGACGTGGGGTTGGGGCACGGGGTGGCGCTGCCGGTGTTCGACGCGCTGGCCCGGGAGGGGTTGGGTCCGGGTACGCCGGCGGAGTTGACGTTGTTGGCGCAGAAGGCGGCGGCCGGGTCGGTGCGGTTCGGCGTACCGGTGGGGCGGTCGGCGACGGTGGCGCGGCGGGCCGCGCGGCGGGTGGTGGGTGCGGGCCTGCGGCGGGTGGACCGGCGGCGGGCGGAGCGGGAGCGGTTGGTGCGGCGGTGGGGTGATCCGCCGCGCCGGCCGTGGATCTATCTGATCGTGGCGACCGGGGACATCCATGAGGACATTCCCCAGGCGCAGGCGGCGGCGCGGGCCGGGGCGGATGTGATCGCGGTGATCCGGTCGACGGGGCAGTCGTTGTTGGACTACGTGCCGGAGGGGGCGACCCGGGAGGGGTTCGCCGGCACGTACGCGACGCAGGAGAACTTCCGGTTGATGCGGGCGGCGTTGGATGTGACGTCGCGGGAGCTGGGCCGGTACGTGCGGTTGACGAACTACGCCAGCGGGTTGTGCATGCCGGAGATGGCGGTGCTGGCCGGGTTGGAGCGGCTGGACATGATGCTCAACGATTCGATGTACGGGATCCTGTTCCGGGACATCAATCCGGTCCGGACGTTCATCGACCAGCGGTTCTCCCGGCAGGTGCACGCGCGGGCGGGGATCATCATCAACACCGGTGAGGACAACTATCTGACGACTGCGGATGCGGTGGACGACGCGCATACGGTGACGGTGTCGCAGTTGCTCAACGAGTTCTTCGCCCATGAGGCCGGGTTGGCGGACTGGCAGTTGGGGTTGGGGCACGCGTTCGAGATCGATCCGGATCTGCCGGAGTCGTTCCGGTTGGAGTTGGCGCATGCCCTGTTGGCGCGGGAGTTGTTCCCGGACGCGCCGTTGAAGTGGATGCCGCCGACCCGGCACATGACCGGGGATGTGTTCCGGGGCAATCTGCTGGACGGGTTCTTCAATCTGGCGGGGGCGTTGACCGGGCAGGGAATTCTGCTGGTGGGGATGATGACCGAGGCGGTGGTGACGCCGTGGCTCAGCGACCGGGACATCGCCCTGCGCAATGTGCGGTACGTGTTGGGGGCGGCCGGCGGGTTGGCGGAGGATTTCGCGCCGCCTGCGGGCGGGTTCATCGCCCGACGGGCGGATCAGGTGTTGCGGGAGGCGGTCGGCCTGTTGGAGCGGATCGCCGACGAGTCGTTGTTGACGGCGATCGCGGAGGGCACGTTCGGGATCATGCGGCGGCCGGCGGACCGGGGGCGGGGCCGGTCGGGGGTGGCCGCGCACGAGGCGGACTACTTCAACCCGGCGACGGATCTGCTGGAGGCGGCATGA
- a CDS encoding amidohydrolase family protein, translated as MTNPSISTLYRGGVLYCPAEPTATAMLVRDGRIAWLGPDAAAPEADRVVELAGELVTPAFVDAHVHATDTGLALGGLDLAGARSAAQVCAAVERFAAALPSDAVVLGHGWDESGWAVPRPPSAAELDRAAGGRAVYLSQASIHSAACSTALLAAAPEVAGAAGFDPSGWLRRDAHHAVRAVARASVTRSQRVAAQRQALGRAAALGIAAVHECGGPEISDEGDFTGLLALSGVGGPEVYGYWGELMGAARARELGAVGAGGDLFADGALGSRTAHLSQPYADDPDGGRGHGYLTAEQVRDHLVDCAGQGMQGGFHAIGDAAIGTVLAGFAAAARMLGVDRVRAARHRIEHAEIVDKRLIAGFVEFGVVASMQPAFDRLWGGADRMYASRLGVARSLGSNPMGAMHGVGVALAFGSDSPVTPLDPWGSVRAAVSHASAASRMSVRAAFAAHTRGGWRAAVRDGEGVLALGAPATFAVWSTPAGVAGGLPVLVSADPEERGPDDPTPLPVCRRTVLRGQTIFEEGLRE; from the coding sequence ATGACGAACCCCTCGATCTCGACCCTGTACCGGGGCGGCGTGCTGTACTGCCCCGCCGAGCCGACCGCGACGGCGATGCTGGTCCGCGACGGGCGGATCGCCTGGCTGGGGCCGGATGCCGCGGCGCCGGAGGCGGACCGGGTGGTGGAGTTGGCCGGTGAGCTGGTGACGCCGGCGTTCGTGGACGCCCACGTGCACGCCACCGACACCGGGTTGGCGTTGGGTGGGTTGGATCTGGCCGGTGCCCGGTCGGCCGCGCAGGTGTGTGCGGCGGTGGAGCGGTTCGCGGCGGCGTTGCCGTCGGACGCGGTGGTGCTGGGGCACGGCTGGGACGAGTCGGGTTGGGCGGTGCCGCGGCCGCCGTCGGCGGCGGAGCTGGACCGGGCGGCCGGTGGGCGGGCGGTGTACCTGTCGCAGGCGTCGATCCATTCGGCGGCCTGCTCGACGGCGTTGTTGGCGGCGGCGCCGGAGGTGGCCGGGGCGGCCGGGTTCGATCCGTCCGGGTGGCTGCGCCGCGACGCCCACCACGCGGTGCGGGCGGTGGCGCGGGCGTCGGTGACCCGGTCCCAGCGGGTGGCGGCGCAGCGGCAGGCGTTGGGTCGGGCGGCGGCGTTGGGGATCGCGGCGGTGCACGAGTGCGGCGGCCCGGAGATCTCCGACGAGGGGGACTTCACCGGGCTGCTGGCCCTGTCTGGGGTGGGCGGGCCGGAGGTGTACGGCTACTGGGGTGAGTTGATGGGGGCGGCGCGGGCGCGGGAGCTGGGCGCGGTCGGTGCCGGTGGGGATCTGTTCGCCGACGGGGCGTTGGGGTCGCGGACGGCGCACCTGTCGCAGCCGTACGCGGATGATCCGGACGGTGGCCGGGGGCACGGTTACCTGACCGCGGAGCAGGTCCGTGATCATCTGGTGGATTGCGCCGGGCAGGGGATGCAGGGCGGTTTCCACGCGATCGGGGACGCGGCGATCGGCACGGTGCTGGCCGGGTTCGCGGCGGCGGCGCGGATGTTGGGGGTGGATCGGGTGCGGGCGGCCCGGCACCGCATCGAGCACGCGGAGATCGTGGACAAGCGGCTGATCGCGGGGTTCGTGGAGTTCGGGGTGGTGGCGAGCATGCAGCCGGCGTTCGACCGGTTGTGGGGCGGCGCGGACCGGATGTACGCGTCGCGGCTGGGGGTGGCGCGGTCGTTGGGGTCGAATCCGATGGGGGCGATGCACGGGGTGGGGGTGGCGTTGGCGTTCGGGTCGGATTCGCCGGTGACGCCGTTGGATCCGTGGGGGTCGGTGCGGGCTGCGGTGTCGCATGCCAGTGCGGCGTCGCGGATGAGTGTGCGGGCGGCGTTCGCGGCGCACACCCGGGGCGGCTGGCGGGCGGCGGTCCGCGACGGGGAGGGGGTGTTGGCGTTGGGGGCGCCGGCGACGTTCGCGGTGTGGTCGACCCCGGCGGGGGTGGCCGGTGGTTTGCCGGTGCTGGTGTCGGCGGATCCGGAGGAGCGCGGCCCGGACGATCCGACGCCGTTGCCGGTGTGCCGCCGGACGGTGCTGCGCGGTCAGACGATCTTCGAGGAGGGGCTTCGGGAATGA